In Arachis stenosperma cultivar V10309 chromosome 1, arast.V10309.gnm1.PFL2, whole genome shotgun sequence, one DNA window encodes the following:
- the LOC130979186 gene encoding uncharacterized protein LOC130979186, whose product MTADDAMQSDALIQGQCYVKNRFLTVLYDSGASHSFISLTVARELGLDFSELNFDLIVHTPASQNALTSLVCLQVPFTIRNRTFIHDLIYLPLYGLEVILGLDWLSKYHVFLDCFERTAVIASDILDIKPFQFHTLYLNYVKLTLDGSDCEGYVLLAASSNDSELSLERIRVVKKFPDVFSDDISEFPPQQEIEFSIELVLGTRLISIAPYRM is encoded by the coding sequence ATGACTGCTGATGATGCTATGCAATCAGACGCCCTGATTCAAGGTCAGTGTTATGTCAAAAATCGATTTCTAACTGTACTGTATGACTCGGGTGCATCGCattcctttatttctttaacTGTTGCTCGTGAGTTGGGACTAGATTTTTCTGAGTTGAACTTTGATCTAATTGTCCATACACCTGCATCCCAAAATGCTTTGACTAGTTTAGTGTGCCTGCAAGTACCGTTCACTATTAGGAACAGAACTTTTATACATGATCTAATCTATTTGCCTCTatatggtttagaagttattcTAGGATTAGATTGGTTGTCCAAGTATCATGTTTTCCTTGATTGCTTTGAAAGAACTGCTGTTATTGCATCTGATATTTTAGATATTAAACCATTTCAGTTTCATACTTTATATCTGAATTATGTAAAACTTACCTTAGACGGGAGTGATTGTGAGGGGTACGTTCTGTTAGCGGCTAGCTCGAATGACAGTGAATTAAGCTTAGAACGAATCCGAGTGGTGAAAAAATTTCCTGATGTTTTCTCGGACGACATATCTGAGTTTCCTCCTCAGCAAGAGATAGAATTCAGCATTGAACTAGTACTTGGAACCAGACTGATTTCCATAGCACCGTATCGGATGTGA